Proteins encoded together in one Anoxybacillus flavithermus window:
- a CDS encoding F0F1 ATP synthase subunit gamma yields the protein MGASLRDIKARINTTKKTSQITKAMEMVSASKLNRAEHNARSFTPYMEKIQEVVVSVALGSNDASHPMLVKRPVKKTGYLVITSDRGLAGAYNSNVLRAVFQTIQERHRSTEEYAIIAIGRVGLNFFKRRNIPVALHITALPDQPVFADIKEIANKTVNMFADGTFDELYMFYNHFVSAIQQDVTEKKLLPLTDLASDKKLTTYEFEPSQEEILEVLLPQYAESLIYGALLDAKASEHAARMTAMKNATDNAKELIRTLTLSYNRARQAAITQEITEIVAGANALQ from the coding sequence TTGGGAGCATCGTTACGCGATATTAAAGCGCGCATTAATACGACAAAAAAGACGAGCCAAATTACGAAAGCGATGGAAATGGTCTCGGCCTCAAAGTTAAACCGTGCTGAACATAATGCGAGATCGTTCACGCCGTACATGGAAAAAATTCAAGAAGTCGTCGTGAGCGTTGCACTTGGCAGCAATGACGCTTCTCATCCGATGCTTGTAAAGCGCCCGGTAAAAAAGACGGGATATTTAGTCATTACATCTGACCGCGGTTTAGCTGGCGCCTACAACAGCAACGTGCTTCGTGCCGTTTTTCAAACGATTCAAGAGCGTCACCGTTCAACAGAGGAATATGCGATCATCGCAATCGGCCGCGTCGGTTTAAATTTCTTTAAACGCCGCAACATCCCGGTAGCTTTACATATTACCGCTTTGCCAGACCAACCGGTGTTTGCGGATATTAAAGAAATTGCGAACAAAACAGTAAACATGTTTGCAGATGGCACGTTTGATGAGTTGTATATGTTTTACAACCATTTCGTCAGTGCCATCCAACAAGATGTCACAGAGAAAAAGCTATTGCCATTAACGGATTTAGCTTCCGATAAAAAGTTAACGACATACGAATTTGAGCCGTCACAAGAAGAAATTTTAGAAGTGTTGTTGCCACAATATGCAGAAAGCTTAATTTACGGTGCATTGCTCGATGCAAAGGCGAGCGAGCATGCAGCGCGGATGACAGCGATGAAAAACGCAACAGACAACGCAAAAGAATTGATTCGGACGCTTACACTTTCTTACAACCGTGCCCGTCAAGCAGCGATTACGCAAGAAATTACAGAGATTGTGGCCGGAGCGAACGCATTGCAATAA
- the atpA gene encoding F0F1 ATP synthase subunit alpha translates to MSIKAEEISALIKKQIENYQSEIEVSDVGTVIQVGDGIARAHGLDNVMSGELVEFANGVMGLALNLEENNVGIVILGPYTGIKEGDEVRRTGRIMEVPVGEALIGRVVNPLGQPVDGLGPIETTATRPIESPAPGVMDRKSVHEPLQTGIKAIDALVPIGRGQRELIIGDRQTGKTSVAVDTIINQKGKNMICIYVAIGQKESTVRNVVETLRKYGALDYTIVVTASASQPAPLLFLAPYAGVTMGEYFMYKGQHVLVVYDDLSKQAAAYRELSLLLRRPPGREAYPGDVFYLHSRLLERAAKLSDAKGAGSLTALPFVETQAGDISAYIPTNVISITDGQIFLQSDLFFSGVRPAINAGLSVSRVGGAAQIKAMKKVSGTLRLDLAAYRELEAFAQFGSDLDKATQAKLARGARTVEVLKQGLHEPLPVEKQVAIIYALTRGFLDDIPLEDIRRFEKEFHAWLDKDENGQKLMEHIRTTGDLPNEEDFNKAIEAFKKTFVVSE, encoded by the coding sequence ATGAGCATCAAAGCGGAAGAAATTAGCGCGCTGATAAAAAAGCAAATCGAAAACTATCAGTCTGAAATCGAAGTGAGCGATGTCGGCACAGTCATTCAAGTCGGTGACGGAATCGCTCGTGCTCATGGCCTCGACAACGTCATGTCAGGAGAGCTTGTTGAGTTTGCCAACGGCGTCATGGGATTGGCGCTAAACTTAGAAGAAAACAACGTCGGTATCGTTATTTTAGGACCGTACACAGGCATTAAAGAAGGCGACGAAGTACGCCGTACAGGTCGAATTATGGAAGTGCCAGTCGGTGAAGCGTTAATCGGTCGTGTCGTCAATCCATTAGGACAACCAGTTGACGGGCTTGGTCCAATCGAAACGACAGCAACTCGCCCGATTGAAAGCCCAGCGCCTGGCGTCATGGATCGTAAATCTGTTCATGAGCCATTACAAACGGGAATTAAAGCGATTGACGCGCTTGTGCCAATCGGTCGCGGTCAGCGTGAGTTAATTATCGGAGACCGTCAAACAGGTAAAACGTCCGTTGCGGTAGATACAATCATCAACCAAAAAGGGAAAAACATGATTTGTATTTATGTGGCGATCGGACAAAAAGAATCAACCGTTCGTAACGTCGTTGAAACGTTGCGTAAATACGGGGCATTAGATTACACAATCGTCGTTACAGCGTCTGCGTCACAACCAGCTCCGCTTTTATTCTTAGCGCCATATGCGGGCGTAACGATGGGCGAATACTTCATGTACAAAGGACAACACGTTCTCGTTGTATATGATGATTTATCAAAACAAGCAGCAGCTTATCGTGAGCTTTCGTTATTATTACGCCGTCCGCCAGGTCGTGAAGCGTATCCGGGTGACGTATTCTACTTGCATTCTCGCTTGCTTGAGCGCGCAGCAAAATTAAGCGATGCAAAAGGTGCAGGTTCGTTAACAGCGTTGCCTTTCGTTGAGACGCAAGCGGGCGACATTTCAGCATACATTCCAACGAACGTCATTTCTATTACAGACGGACAAATTTTCTTGCAGTCTGATTTGTTCTTCTCTGGTGTGCGTCCAGCGATTAACGCCGGTCTTTCCGTATCGCGCGTCGGTGGGGCAGCACAAATTAAAGCGATGAAAAAAGTATCAGGTACGTTGCGTCTGGACTTAGCGGCATATCGTGAGTTAGAGGCGTTCGCACAATTCGGTTCCGACCTTGATAAAGCGACACAAGCAAAACTTGCTCGCGGTGCGCGCACAGTTGAAGTGTTAAAACAAGGTTTACATGAGCCGCTGCCAGTGGAAAAGCAAGTAGCGATCATTTACGCGTTAACGCGCGGCTTCTTAGATGACATTCCATTAGAAGACATTCGCCGCTTTGAGAAAGAGTTCCATGCATGGTTAGATAAGGACGAAAACGGTCAAAAGCTAATGGAGCATATTCGCACAACAGGCGATCTTCCAAACGAAGAAGACTTCAATAAAGCAATTGAAGCGTTCAAAAAGACGTTTGTTGTATCCGAGTAA
- a CDS encoding F0F1 ATP synthase subunit delta, with protein sequence MNKQVVAKRYASALFEIAKEQQLLDQLEQELRVVKQVFAQHEALLSVLNHPKIALAKKKALIEEAFANISTVLKHTLMLLLDRHRIDIVNDLADAFIALANEARGVAEAIGYSARPLTEDETNALAEVFAKKVGVDTLRITNIIDKDVIGGVKVRIGNRIFDGSVSGKLARLQRQLTR encoded by the coding sequence ATGAACAAACAAGTCGTAGCGAAACGATATGCGTCGGCACTTTTTGAAATTGCGAAAGAACAGCAGCTTCTTGATCAGCTCGAACAAGAACTTCGCGTCGTCAAACAAGTGTTTGCACAACATGAAGCGCTTCTTTCTGTGCTCAATCATCCAAAAATTGCGCTAGCAAAAAAGAAAGCGCTCATTGAAGAAGCGTTTGCGAACATTTCGACGGTATTAAAACATACATTAATGTTGCTTTTAGATCGCCATCGCATCGACATCGTCAACGATTTGGCAGATGCGTTTATTGCACTAGCAAATGAAGCGCGCGGTGTAGCTGAGGCGATCGGCTATTCCGCTCGTCCGTTAACAGAAGATGAAACGAATGCGCTAGCAGAAGTGTTTGCGAAAAAAGTCGGCGTCGACACGCTTCGCATCACAAACATCATCGATAAAGATGTGATCGGTGGCGTAAAAGTGCGCATTGGCAACCGTATTTTCGACGGAAGCGTCAGCGGAAAATTAGCAAGATTACAGCGACAGTTAACTCGCTAA
- the atpF gene encoding F0F1 ATP synthase subunit B → MFVLGAGFNGGDIAFQLLMFLLLMFLLRKYAFVPLMGVMKQREEHIANEIEQAEKHHQEAKKLAEEQRELMKKSRQEAQALIEEARKLGEEQKEQIIQAARAEAERLKEAAKKEIAQEKEQAMAALRQQVASLSVLIASKVIEKELSEQDQAKLISEYIQEVGESR, encoded by the coding sequence ATGTTTGTATTAGGTGCTGGGTTCAACGGCGGTGATATCGCATTCCAATTACTCATGTTCCTCTTGCTCATGTTCTTGCTACGTAAATATGCATTTGTGCCGTTAATGGGCGTCATGAAACAACGTGAAGAGCATATTGCGAACGAAATCGAGCAAGCGGAAAAACATCATCAAGAAGCGAAAAAGCTTGCAGAAGAGCAACGTGAATTAATGAAAAAATCGCGCCAAGAAGCGCAAGCGCTTATCGAAGAAGCACGCAAGCTTGGTGAAGAGCAAAAAGAACAAATCATTCAAGCAGCGCGTGCTGAAGCAGAGCGCTTAAAAGAAGCAGCGAAAAAAGAAATCGCACAAGAAAAAGAGCAAGCGATGGCGGCATTGCGTCAACAAGTTGCTTCCTTATCCGTACTTATTGCATCGAAAGTAATTGAAAAAGAATTGAGCGAACAAGATCAAGCGAAGCTGATTAGCGAGTACATTCAAGAGGTAGGAGAAAGCCGATGA
- the atpE gene encoding F0F1 ATP synthase subunit C: protein MGVLAAAIAIGLAALGAGIGNGLIVSRTVEGIARQPEARGMLQTTMFIGVALVEAIPIIAVVIAFMVQGR from the coding sequence ATGGGTGTATTAGCAGCTGCAATTGCAATTGGTTTAGCGGCACTTGGTGCTGGTATTGGTAACGGTTTAATCGTATCTCGTACAGTGGAAGGAATTGCACGTCAACCAGAGGCGCGCGGTATGTTACAAACAACAATGTTCATCGGGGTAGCGTTAGTTGAGGCGATTCCGATCATCGCGGTTGTTATCGCGTTCATGGTTCAAGGTCGCTAG
- the atpB gene encoding F0F1 ATP synthase subunit A — translation MHHEAPLYTLFGLTFNLANVLMITVTSVIVFVIAVLATRNLAMKPTGMQNFLEWVMDFVKGIIKSNMDWKTGGRFHMLGMTLIMYIFVANMLGLPFSVVIDNKLWWKSPTADPVVTLTLATMVVALSHYYGIKLNGFKEYAKGFVSPMPILFPLKIIEEFANTLTLGLRLYGNIFAGEILLALLAGSLATGVGGTIAAIIPTLAWQGFSIFVGAIQAFIFTMLTMVYMAHKVSHDH, via the coding sequence ATGCATCACGAAGCTCCTTTATACACGTTGTTTGGCTTAACATTTAACTTAGCCAACGTATTAATGATTACGGTTACATCCGTCATTGTGTTTGTCATTGCCGTATTAGCAACACGCAACTTAGCGATGAAGCCAACGGGAATGCAAAACTTCCTTGAGTGGGTCATGGATTTTGTCAAAGGAATTATTAAAAGCAACATGGATTGGAAAACGGGCGGACGCTTTCATATGCTTGGCATGACGCTCATTATGTACATTTTTGTAGCGAACATGCTCGGTCTTCCGTTTTCGGTCGTCATTGACAATAAGCTATGGTGGAAATCACCAACCGCTGATCCGGTTGTGACGTTAACGTTGGCAACGATGGTTGTGGCGTTATCGCACTATTACGGCATTAAGCTTAACGGCTTTAAAGAATATGCGAAAGGGTTCGTTAGCCCGATGCCAATTTTGTTCCCGCTAAAAATCATTGAAGAGTTTGCGAACACATTAACGCTTGGTCTTCGTTTATACGGAAACATTTTCGCGGGTGAAATTTTGTTGGCGCTCTTAGCGGGAAGTTTAGCGACAGGAGTCGGCGGAACGATTGCGGCGATTATTCCAACGCTCGCATGGCAAGGCTTCAGTATTTTCGTCGGCGCCATCCAAGCGTTTATTTTCACAATGTTAACAATGGTTTATATGGCACACAAAGTGAGTCATGACCATTAA
- a CDS encoding ATP synthase subunit I: MNELQQHWRRHKSYILYLLAVYVLGWAFTPYSQAFSSLFLGTVISLYNGWTMVRKVERFGQAVASGQKARSLGMMSRMAAAALAVFIAFRWPEQFSIGWIVLGLMTSYIVIIIDFFFQKTKGEER, translated from the coding sequence ATGAACGAGTTACAGCAACATTGGCGACGTCACAAATCATACATACTATATTTGCTGGCGGTTTATGTGCTTGGGTGGGCATTCACCCCCTATTCGCAAGCGTTTTCAAGTTTGTTTCTCGGAACGGTCATCAGCTTATATAACGGCTGGACGATGGTGCGAAAGGTCGAGCGTTTTGGACAAGCGGTTGCGTCTGGACAAAAAGCACGCTCGCTCGGCATGATGTCGCGCATGGCTGCGGCTGCGCTCGCTGTTTTTATTGCTTTTCGCTGGCCAGAGCAGTTTTCTATTGGGTGGATCGTATTGGGATTAATGACATCTTATATTGTCATTATAATAGATTTCTTTTTCCAAAAAACAAAAGGGGAAGAGAGGTGA
- a CDS encoding AtpZ/AtpI family protein, with the protein MRPHERHPFRAIGLMTAISSQLVGSVLVGIFGGRFVDERFGTEPLFLIVGLLLGLAAGIYAMIRLIRSFFSGEEK; encoded by the coding sequence ATGCGACCACATGAGCGCCATCCGTTTCGAGCGATCGGTTTGATGACGGCCATCTCTTCCCAGCTTGTCGGTTCCGTTTTAGTTGGGATTTTTGGCGGGCGTTTTGTCGACGAACGTTTTGGCACCGAACCGCTTTTTTTAATTGTCGGTTTGCTTCTCGGTTTGGCGGCTGGTATTTACGCGATGATTCGCCTCATTCGCTCATTTTTTTCAGGGGAGGAAAAATGA
- the wecB gene encoding non-hydrolyzing UDP-N-acetylglucosamine 2-epimerase, with amino-acid sequence MNKRKVMTIFGTRPEAIKMAPLVLELQKYEDIESIVTVTAQHRQMLDQVLDIFGIQPHYDLNIMKERQTLVDITTRALAGLDDVMKKVKPDIVLVHGDTTTTFVASLAAFYNQIAVGHVEAGLRTWNKYSPFPEEMNRQLTGVLADLHFAPTAKAAENLRAENKPEQSIFITGNTAIDALKTTVRDTYTHPILEKVAGGRMILLTAHRRENLGEPMRNMFRAIKRLVDDYRDVQVVYPVHLNPVVRELANDILGDDERIHLIEPLDVVDFHNFAARAYMILTDSGGVQEEAPSLGVPVLVLRDTTERPEGIEAGTLKLAGTDEQTIYALASELLTDERAYEQMAKASNPYGDGWASKRIVEAIRYYFGQSAVPPTPFQHEKGM; translated from the coding sequence ATGAACAAACGAAAAGTGATGACGATTTTTGGGACGAGACCGGAAGCGATTAAAATGGCTCCGCTCGTGCTAGAGTTGCAAAAATATGAAGATATTGAGTCGATTGTAACTGTGACAGCACAACATCGCCAAATGCTTGATCAAGTGCTCGATATTTTCGGTATTCAACCACATTACGATTTAAACATTATGAAAGAGCGTCAAACGCTTGTCGATATTACGACAAGAGCGCTCGCTGGCCTAGACGACGTCATGAAAAAAGTAAAGCCCGACATCGTGCTCGTCCACGGCGACACGACAACGACATTTGTCGCGAGTCTAGCGGCATTTTACAACCAAATTGCTGTTGGGCACGTGGAAGCAGGACTTCGAACATGGAATAAGTACTCTCCGTTTCCAGAAGAAATGAATCGCCAATTAACGGGCGTATTAGCTGATTTGCACTTTGCTCCGACCGCGAAAGCAGCTGAAAACTTGCGCGCAGAAAATAAGCCAGAACAATCCATTTTCATTACAGGGAATACAGCGATTGATGCATTAAAAACAACGGTGCGCGACACGTATACCCACCCGATTTTAGAAAAGGTAGCGGGAGGCCGTATGATTTTACTGACGGCGCATCGTCGTGAAAACCTTGGTGAACCGATGCGCAATATGTTCCGGGCGATTAAACGGCTCGTAGACGATTACCGCGACGTTCAAGTTGTTTATCCCGTTCATTTAAATCCGGTCGTTCGCGAATTGGCGAATGATATATTAGGAGACGATGAACGCATTCATTTAATCGAGCCGTTAGATGTCGTGGATTTCCATAACTTCGCAGCCCGTGCATATATGATTTTAACCGATTCAGGCGGCGTTCAAGAAGAAGCCCCTTCGCTTGGTGTGCCTGTCCTTGTGCTACGCGATACAACGGAACGCCCAGAAGGCATTGAGGCAGGAACGCTCAAGCTAGCTGGAACGGATGAACAAACGATTTATGCGCTAGCAAGTGAATTATTAACAGACGAAAGAGCATACGAGCAAATGGCGAAAGCGTCAAACCCGTACGGTGATGGGTGGGCATCAAAGCGGATTGTTGAAGCGATTCGTTATTATTTCGGGCAAAGCGCTGTTCCGCCGACGCCATTTCAACACGAAAAAGGGATGTGA
- the upp gene encoding uracil phosphoribosyltransferase, with amino-acid sequence MSKVYVFDHPLIQHKLTYIRDKHTGTKEFRELVEEVATLMAFEITRDLPLQEVEIETPVSKARAKVIAGKKLGIIPILRAGIGMVDGILKLIPAAKVGHIGLYRDPETLKPVEYYVKLPTDVEERDFIVVDPMLATGGSAVEAIHTLKKRGAKNIKFMCLIAAPEGVEAVQQAHPDVDIYIAALDEKLNDHGYIVPGLGDAGDRLFGTK; translated from the coding sequence ATGAGTAAAGTGTACGTATTTGATCATCCGTTAATTCAACATAAGCTTACATACATTCGCGACAAACATACAGGAACAAAAGAGTTTCGCGAGCTTGTCGAAGAAGTGGCGACGCTTATGGCGTTTGAAATTACACGCGATTTGCCGCTTCAAGAAGTTGAAATTGAGACGCCTGTCAGCAAAGCGAGAGCGAAAGTGATCGCAGGGAAAAAATTAGGTATCATCCCGATTTTACGTGCAGGAATCGGAATGGTAGACGGCATTTTAAAGCTCATTCCAGCTGCTAAAGTAGGTCATATCGGATTGTATCGCGATCCAGAGACGTTAAAGCCGGTTGAATATTACGTGAAGCTTCCGACAGACGTCGAAGAGCGCGACTTTATTGTTGTCGATCCGATGCTTGCGACAGGGGGATCAGCTGTTGAGGCGATTCATACGCTCAAAAAACGCGGGGCGAAAAACATTAAATTTATGTGTTTAATCGCCGCACCAGAAGGAGTCGAAGCGGTACAACAAGCGCATCCAGATGTCGATATTTACATTGCTGCATTAGACGAAAAATTAAACGATCACGGCTATATCGTACCAGGTCTTGGCGATGCTGGCGACCGTCTATTCGGAACGAAGTAA
- the glyA gene encoding serine hydroxymethyltransferase yields MSRLSQQDPKVFQAIQDELKRQQTKIELIASENFVSEAVMEAQGSVLTNKYAEGYPGRRYYGGCEHVDVVEELARERAKQLFGAEHANVQPHSGAQANMAVYFTVLQHGDTVLGMNLSHGGHLTHGSPVNFSGVQYNFVEYGVDPETHRINYDDVREKALKHKPKLIVAGASAYPRTIDFAKFREIADEVGAYLMVDMAHIAGLVAAGLHPNPVPYAHFVTTTTHKTLRGPRGGMILCQEQFAKQIDKAIFPGIQGGPLMHVIAAKAVALGEALQDDFKTYAQNIVNNANRLAEALTAEGFTLVSGGTDNHLLLVDLRSIGLTGKVAEKVLDEIGITVNKNTIPYDPESPFVTSGIRIGTAAVTSRGFGLEEMDEIARIISLALKHKDDEQKLEEARQRVAALTEKFPLYV; encoded by the coding sequence ATGAGTCGCTTGTCACAGCAAGATCCGAAAGTATTTCAAGCCATTCAAGATGAATTAAAACGACAACAAACAAAAATTGAACTGATTGCATCAGAAAACTTCGTTAGTGAAGCGGTGATGGAAGCGCAAGGGTCCGTGTTAACGAACAAATATGCAGAAGGATATCCGGGACGCCGATATTACGGCGGTTGTGAACATGTTGACGTCGTAGAAGAGCTTGCGCGCGAACGTGCAAAACAATTGTTTGGAGCTGAGCATGCAAATGTTCAGCCGCATTCAGGAGCACAAGCGAACATGGCTGTCTATTTTACAGTTTTACAACACGGGGATACAGTGCTTGGCATGAATTTGTCGCACGGAGGGCATTTAACGCACGGAAGCCCGGTGAACTTTAGCGGTGTACAGTACAATTTCGTTGAATATGGCGTCGATCCAGAAACGCATCGCATTAACTATGATGACGTTCGCGAAAAAGCATTAAAACATAAACCGAAATTGATCGTTGCTGGGGCAAGCGCATATCCTCGCACGATTGACTTTGCGAAGTTTCGTGAAATTGCGGATGAAGTGGGCGCATATCTCATGGTTGACATGGCGCATATCGCGGGGCTTGTGGCGGCAGGTTTGCACCCGAACCCTGTTCCTTACGCCCATTTTGTGACGACAACGACGCATAAAACGTTACGCGGTCCGCGCGGAGGAATGATTTTGTGCCAAGAGCAGTTTGCGAAACAAATTGATAAAGCGATTTTCCCAGGCATTCAAGGGGGTCCGCTTATGCACGTCATCGCCGCGAAAGCAGTCGCGCTCGGCGAGGCGTTACAAGATGACTTTAAAACATATGCCCAAAATATCGTGAACAATGCTAACCGTCTAGCCGAAGCTTTAACGGCTGAAGGGTTTACGCTCGTCTCTGGCGGAACGGACAATCATTTATTGCTCGTTGACCTCCGTTCCATCGGATTAACAGGAAAAGTCGCTGAAAAAGTGCTCGATGAGATCGGTATTACAGTCAATAAAAACACGATTCCATATGACCCAGAAAGCCCGTTTGTCACAAGTGGCATTCGCATCGGTACAGCAGCGGTGACAAGCCGCGGATTTGGGCTTGAGGAAATGGATGAAATTGCGCGCATCATCTCGCTTGCGCTCAAACATAAAGACGATGAGCAAAAATTAGAAGAGGCGCGCCAACGTGTTGCCGCATTAACTGAAAAATTTCCACTGTACGTATAA
- a CDS encoding TIGR01440 family protein, whose translation MEQWRSQWQKALAEFRAQVPLTNHDVVVIGCSTSEVIGEKIGTAGTMDVAAMLFQELKRWHEETGIQLAFQCCEHLNRALVVERQTAVTKQLEIVRVIPVRNAGGAMAAYAYTQLHDPVVVEHIRADAGIDIGATLIGMHLKHVAVPVRTSIKQIGHAVVTFAKTRPKLIGGERAVYSEEKANKSCSIG comes from the coding sequence ATGGAACAATGGCGTAGTCAATGGCAAAAGGCGCTTGCTGAGTTTCGTGCACAAGTGCCGCTAACGAATCATGACGTTGTCGTCATTGGTTGCAGCACAAGTGAAGTCATTGGAGAAAAAATCGGAACAGCCGGAACGATGGATGTGGCGGCGATGTTGTTTCAAGAATTAAAACGATGGCATGAGGAAACGGGGATTCAGCTTGCATTTCAATGTTGTGAACATTTAAACCGCGCACTAGTTGTTGAGCGACAAACAGCTGTGACAAAGCAGCTTGAAATTGTGCGCGTCATTCCTGTTCGCAACGCGGGTGGCGCAATGGCGGCATACGCATATACGCAACTTCATGATCCTGTTGTCGTTGAACATATTCGAGCAGATGCGGGCATTGATATCGGTGCTACATTAATTGGTATGCATTTAAAACACGTGGCGGTTCCTGTCCGTACATCGATTAAGCAAATCGGACATGCGGTCGTTACATTTGCAAAAACGAGACCGAAGCTCATCGGAGGAGAACGCGCCGTCTATTCAGAAGAAAAGGCGAACAAATCATGTTCGATCGGTTAA
- the rpiB gene encoding ribose 5-phosphate isomerase B → MKVAIASDHGGIRIREEIKKLMDEMGIEYTDFGCECETSVDYPDYALPVAQKVANGEFDRGILICGTGIGMSIAANKVKGIRCALVHDVFSAKATREHNDSNILAMGERVIGPGLAREIAKVWLTTPFEGGRHEKRIQKISAYENEQ, encoded by the coding sequence GTGAAAGTAGCAATCGCATCAGACCATGGTGGCATTCGCATTCGCGAGGAAATTAAAAAACTAATGGATGAAATGGGGATTGAATATACAGATTTTGGATGTGAATGTGAAACGTCGGTCGATTATCCAGACTATGCGTTGCCGGTCGCACAAAAAGTAGCGAACGGCGAATTTGACCGCGGAATATTAATTTGCGGAACAGGTATTGGCATGAGTATTGCGGCAAATAAAGTGAAAGGCATTCGTTGTGCGCTCGTTCATGACGTATTTAGCGCAAAAGCGACGCGCGAACATAACGACAGCAATATATTAGCGATGGGCGAACGCGTCATTGGACCGGGATTGGCGCGCGAAATTGCCAAAGTATGGCTGACAACCCCATTTGAAGGAGGTCGTCACGAAAAACGTATTCAAAAAATTTCCGCTTATGAAAACGAGCAATAA
- a CDS encoding low molecular weight protein arginine phosphatase: MSQTNVLFVCTGNTCRSPMAEALLKHKQLPHVQVRSAGVFAFEGSDASQHAKAVLAEKGIHIQHQSSLLTKEHVDWATYILTMTESHKQHVLSRFPEAEGKTFTLYEFLGDSKDVIDPFGGSIDVYRQTRDELEQAIEKLHKKL, from the coding sequence GTGAGCCAAACGAACGTTTTATTTGTATGTACAGGAAATACGTGCCGCAGTCCGATGGCAGAAGCGCTGCTTAAGCATAAGCAGCTACCGCATGTGCAAGTGAGGTCAGCGGGCGTTTTTGCGTTTGAGGGGAGCGATGCGTCACAACATGCGAAAGCGGTGCTTGCTGAAAAGGGGATTCATATTCAGCACCAATCGTCGTTATTGACGAAAGAGCATGTTGACTGGGCGACGTACATATTAACGATGACCGAAAGTCATAAACAACATGTGTTGTCTCGTTTTCCGGAAGCAGAAGGAAAAACGTTTACGTTGTACGAATTTCTTGGTGACAGCAAAGACGTTATCGATCCATTTGGGGGCTCGATTGACGTGTATCGTCAAACGCGCGATGAGCTCGAACAAGCAATTGAAAAGCTACATAAAAAGCTATAA
- a CDS encoding manganese efflux pump MntP family protein — MVGEIVTLAMMAFALGMDAFSVSLGMGLLRLRLKQIVYVGLTVGCFHVIMPLIGMGIGRMLSVQLGHMATYIGGGLLFFLGIQMVIASFRHEQEHWLRPVGIGLFVFAFSVSLDSFSVGLSLGIYGVEMALAVIAFGLTSMMLTWMGLLLGRRFQRWLGTYSEVLGGAILLLFACKLLFPL, encoded by the coding sequence ATGGTTGGAGAGATCGTGACATTAGCGATGATGGCATTTGCATTAGGGATGGATGCATTTTCTGTCAGCCTTGGCATGGGGCTGCTTCGGCTTCGTTTAAAGCAAATCGTCTATGTTGGCTTAACGGTCGGCTGTTTTCATGTGATTATGCCTTTAATTGGCATGGGGATCGGGCGGATGCTATCCGTTCAGCTTGGACATATGGCGACATACATTGGTGGAGGGCTGTTGTTTTTTCTCGGTATACAAATGGTCATTGCTTCCTTTCGTCATGAACAAGAACATTGGCTGAGACCGGTCGGTATCGGTTTGTTTGTATTTGCATTTAGCGTTAGCCTCGACAGTTTTTCCGTCGGGTTAAGTTTAGGGATTTATGGAGTAGAAATGGCATTAGCGGTCATAGCGTTTGGATTGACGAGCATGATGTTAACGTGGATGGGGTTGCTTCTTGGGCGCCGCTTTCAACGTTGGCTAGGTACATATAGCGAGGTGTTAGGCGGAGCCATTTTGCTTTTGTTTGCTTGTAAACTATTATTTCCGTTATGA